CCGTAGTTGACTGAGGACGGCAGGTAATGATAGCTGCTGGAACGAGCAAGGTAATCATCCCGATCGGAGTTCCAGCGATCCCAGTCATCGCGACCGGCGGCCCGTCCCAGGTAATATTGGGCGTTGTCGCCATTCGGAAGCGAGAAAAGCTCGTTGGCGCGCACCGTTGCATTGCCGGCGTTGCTGTTGACTTGGACCTCCCCTCGAAAGACCGTCAAATCATCCCGGTCGTCGACTTCCAGACGGAAACGGGCGCCTCCGTTATAGCTGTCAGCCGCCAGCGCGGGGGTTGTCACTCGAAAGGTGTCGTTGTAACTCTGACGGACATTGAAGTAGGCGAGCCCTTGGCTCAGGAAGACTTGGGTGTATCGACCGTTCGAAGACTGGTCGAGCTGCTGGACTTCGAAAACACTGTTGGAGGCCAGGCGCACATAGGACCCGTCGTCAAATTCGATCTCTGCCCGGCCTTGAGCGCCCACCCACAAACGGTCCCCCACCAAAAGGGGGGCGTTGATGGTGGCATCCAGCCATTCGTCATTGGGTCCATGCTGGAGTGAAACGTCGCCTTCCACCAGGCTGAGGCGCAAAACGCGGCCCTGATAACCCTCATCCCCATTCTGGCCACTTTGCTCATTCGGTGGATACGAAAGATCCTGAGTCCAGGAAAAACCGGTTGCGAAAAGCAAAAATGCAAGTATTAAGGCGCTGTTGGTAATTACTTTGAATGTGAGCCGTTTCATCTCTGGCCACCCCCTCGGGCTCTTGTCCTGCCCTACTCGCCTAGATGTAAATTATAAGTCCTGGGTTGTCATTCTTGTACTTATTTTTTAGGGGTTTGGTGGACTTTGGCCAGGAGACACGACGGTGTTCGTCTGAACTTGCGGAGAGACAATCTTGTACGTGCTCTCTGGTGTTGGACACTGACAATCACAGACGAATGCTGGGGCGGCCTTGGTCCTGAATTGGCCCTGAAAACGACCTGACGAATTCCGGTGAAAATCAGCCCTCCAGTTGACGGGAAGATTGCGTTTTCCGGCACCATTGGCTGGTCAAACTGCAAACGTGCTGAGATGTCACTTCAGAGGCGTTTCGTTCCAGTCAGTTCGATTGACAATTTGACGGGATTCAATATAATCAAAGGGTTTTCGGCCATCCGGGGCACAATGCAATCAGCTCATCCGAAGACTAAGGAGGAGAAGAAGTCAATCTCCTTTTGCAGGCCTGCCGTATCATTACTGTGGATGGATGAGCGTGCTTGAAGGCCGATAGTTCTCCTTCGCAATACTTAAAACGAGCGATGCGGGAAGGCGACTCCCTGGGCTCGTAACTCAGGATCCAGCGAATTCAGCAAGGATTGTCCTCATGTGGTTCCAGCTCTGGTTGCTTCTGGCAACGGCACCTTTGACCCCGTGGCAGAAGACGTTGCGTCAGTTCTTCCCCCGCGATCGCTTTGTGGGGTTGTATCAGACCAACTGGTTTGATCTGGCGTTCCTCATCCCCTATTTCACGGTGCTGGTTATTCTGGCGATGTATGGCCTTCACCGCTATCACCTTGTGTTCCTCTACTTCAAGCATCGTGCCAACCGGGCGAAGATCAAGGAGCATTTCATCGAGCTCCCGCGTGTGACGATTCAACTGCCGATCTTTAACGAGCGGTACGTCGTGGAGCGCCTCGTGGAGGCCACGAGCGGCATGAACTATCCGGTGGAGTTGTTGGAGATCCAGGTCCTGGATGACTCCACCGACGAAACGCAGCAGATCGCAGCCGACGTGGTGGAGCGCTACCGCAAGACCGGATTGAATATCTCTTATCACCACCGTGAAAATCGGGCAGGATTCAAGGCCGGGGCGCTTGAGGCGGGGCTGAAGTTGGCCAGCGGCGAATTCATCGCCATTTTCGACGCGGATTTTATGCCGCCCCCCGAGTTTCTCAATCAGACGATTCACTATTTCACCAGCACGGAAGTGGGCATGGTGCAGACCCGGTGGGGACACATCAACCGGAACTATTCTTTCCTCACCCAGGTGGAGTCGATTCTGCTGGACGGCCATTTTGTGATCGAGCATGGCGCTCGTTACGTCGCGGAGCGCTTCTTCAACTTCAACGGGACGGCAGGCATCTGGCGTCGCAAAGCGATCGAGACCTCGGGGGGTTGGGAGCACGACACGCTCACCGAAGACACCGATCTCAGCTACCGCGCCCAAATGCGCGGCTGGAAGTTCGTGTATGTTCCGGAAGTGGTGTGCGATGCCGAACTGCCCGTGGAAATGACTTCCTTCAAAGTGCAGCAGTTCCGGTGGGCCAAGGGGCTGATTCAATGCGCGAAGAAGGACCTGCCCATGATCCTGAGGGCCAAACTGCCGTTGCGGGTGAAGATTGAGGCCTTCTTCCACCTCACCGCGAACATCGCCTACCCCCTCATGGTCGTTCTCTCCCTGGTGCTGCTTCCCGCGACCATTGTCCGGTTTTACCAGGGGTGGACACAGATGCTGTGGATTGACCTTCCTTTGTTTCTGGCTTCCACCTTCTCCGTTTCCTCCTTTTATCTTGTCTCGCAGCGCGAGTTGTTCCCTGATTCATGGTGGCGAAAAATCAAGTATCTTCCCTTTCTGATGGCGACAGGCATCGGGCTGTCGGTGTCGAATTCCCGGGCTGTCGTGGAGGCCTTGCTGGGGATCCAAACCAGCTTCAAGCGGACCCCGAAATACCGCATTGAGAGCCAGCGTGACAGATGGACGGTAAAGAAATACCGGCGCCGGAGCGGGTATACGCCTTACATTGAACTGCTCCTGGGGATCTATTTTGCGTTGACGGTGTATTACCTGATTATGAACGAAGATTACGCGGTGACGCCCTTCTTGATCCTTTTCGTGATTGGATACCTTTATACCGGATTCATGTCGCTGCTGCAGACCTACGTGGAGAATTTGCGCGCCATGAGGCAGGCTCTTGTGGAACAGTTTGCGGCCTTGTTCCCCAAGCACACCGCAAAGGTCGGATGAACACATCCGGGAGGACTGAAGAGGTGCTCAAGCGTGCACGCTGACTCGAGAACCACCGCGGGACATCGACCCAGGGCGACCGGACGGAGCGGTCCGATCCCGATCTCTGTCCGTGTCGTGCCTCGAAGTGTGTGAAGGATCCTCCCAGCCATGCGATTAGCTGCGCTGGGTTTTTTATTGCGCTTTTGCTTGAACAATTCACTCGAGAACATATGGGGGAGTCCAGGAATGCAACTCAACTCTAAGGCGCGGTGGGCTTGTGCGTGGATGGCCGGATTTTCCCTTTTCTTGGCCGTGCCGTCGGCGCTGAGCTGGGGAGTGGAAAAAGA
Above is a genomic segment from Terriglobia bacterium containing:
- a CDS encoding glycosyltransferase family 2 protein, which encodes MWFQLWLLLATAPLTPWQKTLRQFFPRDRFVGLYQTNWFDLAFLIPYFTVLVILAMYGLHRYHLVFLYFKHRANRAKIKEHFIELPRVTIQLPIFNERYVVERLVEATSGMNYPVELLEIQVLDDSTDETQQIAADVVERYRKTGLNISYHHRENRAGFKAGALEAGLKLASGEFIAIFDADFMPPPEFLNQTIHYFTSTEVGMVQTRWGHINRNYSFLTQVESILLDGHFVIEHGARYVAERFFNFNGTAGIWRRKAIETSGGWEHDTLTEDTDLSYRAQMRGWKFVYVPEVVCDAELPVEMTSFKVQQFRWAKGLIQCAKKDLPMILRAKLPLRVKIEAFFHLTANIAYPLMVVLSLVLLPATIVRFYQGWTQMLWIDLPLFLASTFSVSSFYLVSQRELFPDSWWRKIKYLPFLMATGIGLSVSNSRAVVEALLGIQTSFKRTPKYRIESQRDRWTVKKYRRRSGYTPYIELLLGIYFALTVYYLIMNEDYAVTPFLILFVIGYLYTGFMSLLQTYVENLRAMRQALVEQFAALFPKHTAKVG